One region of Flavobacterium pisciphilum genomic DNA includes:
- a CDS encoding DoxX family protein yields MNSTFILRIAVAIILLTHSVFGMFDNGINDFGNLYLNQIGFAPFGVFLAWSIKLSHIVAAILLLINKYINFAAIVTILVLIMGIILVHFKEGWFVVGGGRNGMEYNFLLICVLLAIMFPKGLAKESV; encoded by the coding sequence ATGAACAGTACTTTTATCTTAAGAATTGCAGTTGCAATTATTTTACTTACCCACAGTGTTTTCGGAATGTTTGATAACGGGATCAATGATTTTGGAAATCTATATTTAAATCAAATCGGGTTTGCTCCTTTTGGGGTCTTTCTTGCTTGGTCTATAAAGCTTTCACACATTGTTGCTGCTATTCTTTTACTTATCAATAAATACATCAACTTTGCAGCGATTGTTACTATTTTAGTGCTTATTATGGGAATTATTTTAGTCCACTTTAAAGAGGGATGGTTTGTCGTTGGAGGTGGTAGAAATGGAATGGAATATAACTTCTTATTAATTTGTGTTTTACTAGCTATTATGTTTCCAAAAGGATTAGCAAAAGAATCTGTGTAA
- a CDS encoding anti-sigma factor, whose translation METKEYIESGILELYVYGLLTESESMEVAAMAKKHDEINDEIIAIEKAIVALSSSFSPFHSVANFEKIKAKLELKHGKVVDMKPATNWSQYLGWAAAVLFLLGFAYQYVQLTQTKQAIAIVGSEKDKLKNDYALLDQEKKVTEQSLSIVRDIKNTGVTLGGQAVAPQSFAKAYWNKDTKVTYIDAAGLPKPPKGKVYQVWALKLSPVLTPTSIGLLSDFDSNSQKLFKVEDTGYAEAFGITLEPEGGSPSPTMDQLYTLGKV comes from the coding sequence ATGGAAACAAAAGAATATATTGAATCCGGTATTTTAGAGCTTTATGTTTATGGATTGCTTACTGAATCTGAAAGTATGGAAGTAGCCGCAATGGCCAAAAAACATGACGAAATTAACGATGAAATTATAGCCATCGAAAAAGCAATAGTAGCACTATCGTCTAGTTTTTCTCCCTTTCATTCAGTAGCTAATTTTGAGAAAATAAAAGCTAAACTAGAACTCAAACACGGCAAGGTCGTTGATATGAAACCTGCAACTAATTGGTCTCAATATCTAGGCTGGGCTGCTGCTGTACTCTTCTTATTAGGTTTTGCTTATCAGTATGTGCAACTTACGCAAACTAAACAAGCAATAGCCATTGTAGGGAGCGAAAAAGACAAATTAAAAAATGATTACGCACTTTTAGACCAAGAAAAGAAAGTTACCGAACAAAGCTTATCCATTGTAAGAGATATAAAAAACACTGGGGTTACTCTAGGCGGTCAAGCAGTTGCACCTCAATCATTTGCCAAAGCATATTGGAATAAAGACACCAAAGTAACTTATATTGATGCTGCTGGTTTACCAAAACCTCCAAAAGGGAAAGTATACCAAGTATGGGCTCTTAAACTAAGTCCAGTGCTTACACCTACAAGTATCGGTTTATTGAGTGACTTTGATTCTAATAGTCAAAAACTTTTTAAAGTAGAAGATACTGGCTATGCTGAAGCTTTTGGAATCACTCTTGAACCTGAAGGCGGAAGCCCAAGTCCAACAATGGATCAATTGTACACTTTAGGAAAGGTTTAA
- a CDS encoding RNA polymerase sigma factor has translation MSQDELLVLIYKKDEKAFTYLYDMYSKSLFAVINVLIKNREEAEDVLQEVFVKIWKNIDSYHESKGRFYTWILNIARNTSIDKLRSKNFNNSQKNLSSDNFVHLLDDSNKLVNKIDTIGIHEFVKKLKPKCIAIIDLLFFKGYTQQEASEELAIPLGTIKTQNRNCINDLRIYLKL, from the coding sequence ATGAGTCAAGACGAGTTGTTAGTATTAATTTATAAGAAAGACGAGAAGGCTTTTACCTATCTATACGATATGTATTCTAAAAGCTTATTTGCGGTCATCAATGTTCTTATAAAAAACAGAGAGGAAGCCGAAGATGTGCTTCAGGAAGTATTTGTCAAAATCTGGAAAAACATCGATTCCTACCACGAAAGTAAAGGTCGATTTTACACCTGGATCCTTAATATTGCTCGAAATACGTCAATTGACAAACTTCGTTCTAAAAATTTTAATAATAGCCAAAAAAACCTTTCTTCAGATAATTTCGTACATCTACTAGACGACAGTAATAAACTCGTCAACAAGATCGATACTATTGGAATTCATGAGTTTGTAAAAAAACTTAAGCCAAAATGTATTGCAATAATTGATTTATTATTCTTTAAAGGATATACCCAACAAGAAGCTTCAGAAGAGTTGGCGATACCTTTGGGAACTATAAAAACGCAAAATAGAAATTGTATTAACGACTTACGAATTTATTTGAAATTATAA
- a CDS encoding glutathione peroxidase, with product MKKILFLFCGVMILFSSQNQAQTKKNKNSKSEKVMEKQTIYQFKVEDLSGNPFDFASLKGKKIMIVNTASKCGLTPQYKDLEAIYKEYKDKGFVIVGFPANNFASQEPGTNEEIGAFCQQNYGVTFPMMDKISVKGDDMNEVYKFLTQKSKNGLQDSEVEWNFQKYLINEKGELVKVIHPKTLPTDPEIINWIKS from the coding sequence ATGAAAAAAATATTGTTTTTATTCTGTGGTGTTATGATTTTATTCAGCAGTCAGAATCAGGCACAAACTAAGAAAAATAAAAATAGCAAAAGCGAAAAGGTTATGGAAAAACAAACCATTTATCAGTTTAAAGTAGAAGATTTATCAGGTAATCCATTTGATTTTGCTTCTTTAAAAGGGAAAAAAATAATGATTGTAAATACAGCTTCAAAATGTGGTTTAACTCCACAATACAAAGATTTAGAAGCAATTTATAAAGAATATAAAGACAAGGGGTTTGTAATTGTTGGGTTTCCAGCAAATAACTTTGCATCACAAGAGCCAGGAACAAATGAAGAGATTGGTGCTTTTTGCCAACAAAATTATGGTGTAACCTTTCCTATGATGGACAAAATTTCTGTAAAAGGAGATGATATGAATGAAGTGTATAAGTTTTTGACTCAAAAATCTAAAAACGGATTGCAAGATTCAGAAGTTGAATGGAACTTCCAAAAGTATCTAATTAATGAAAAGGGAGAATTGGTAAAAGTAATTCACCCTAAAACATTGCCAACAGATCCAGAAATAATCAATTGGATTAAGAGTTAA
- a CDS encoding helix-turn-helix domain-containing protein: MKKITHNYGVELDWVEPLAKQLEGRVDGNFILVPDYIHTGDRYFLNCDFGISVLYIDVLYHSEIHFRQQNKTDDFIGIYYNLTEGEALLSLGGGQNPIGKWSYNLAIIDSTLSSDYIVKPGSRTFALNIFIKKEVIKGFFQNNPSIKKHADEILNSKLNTIVKFTRMSNESYNLLMNLRSQKLEGESFDLFLKGAVQNLLAEYIEKMVLDEIVVDTVNEKDLEGIIKSQAYLMENVNQTFPSIGFLAQEANMSESKYKNLFKKITGMTPNSFFLNNKLIEAKRLLQEKQLTIAQVSDELNFTNNSYFTAKFRDFFGMLPKEFIKQLQ, encoded by the coding sequence ATGAAAAAAATTACACATAATTATGGAGTAGAGCTAGATTGGGTAGAACCCTTAGCGAAGCAACTTGAAGGGAGAGTTGATGGTAATTTCATCTTGGTACCCGATTATATTCATACAGGAGATAGATATTTCTTGAATTGTGACTTTGGCATTTCGGTACTTTATATAGATGTTTTATATCATTCAGAAATTCATTTTAGACAACAAAATAAAACAGATGATTTTATAGGGATTTATTATAACCTCACTGAGGGAGAAGCTTTATTGTCATTAGGAGGCGGACAGAATCCGATTGGCAAATGGAGTTACAATTTGGCTATTATTGATAGTACATTAAGTTCAGATTATATCGTTAAACCAGGAAGTAGGACATTTGCCCTTAATATTTTTATTAAAAAAGAGGTTATTAAAGGGTTCTTTCAAAATAATCCTTCAATAAAAAAGCATGCTGACGAAATTTTAAACTCTAAATTAAACACAATAGTCAAATTCACAAGGATGAGTAATGAGAGTTACAATCTTCTGATGAATCTACGCTCTCAAAAATTAGAAGGCGAGTCTTTTGACCTTTTTCTTAAAGGAGCTGTACAAAATCTTTTAGCAGAATATATTGAAAAAATGGTTCTTGATGAGATTGTGGTAGACACCGTTAATGAAAAAGACTTGGAAGGTATTATAAAATCTCAAGCATATTTAATGGAAAACGTAAATCAAACTTTTCCCAGTATTGGATTTTTGGCACAAGAAGCAAATATGTCTGAATCTAAATATAAAAATCTATTTAAAAAGATTACAGGAATGACTCCAAATTCCTTTTTCTTAAATAATAAACTGATAGAAGCTAAACGACTTCTACAAGAAAAACAGTTAACAATTGCTCAAGTTTCGGATGAATTAAATTTTACAAATAATTCCTATTTTACTGCAAAATTTAGAGATTTCTTTGGGATGTTACCAAAAGAGTTTATTAAACAATTACAATAA
- a CDS encoding helix-turn-helix domain-containing protein: MIEISHTYTLTSLWQKELAKELIEKLGAELIGDKFLQMPKNIADGGFYYTDVVPGLSVVIWDLTFKQDILIKRVKSKDDLYIIHYDFSDEMNLIHVEGIKHKIGYKANLGLGVFDNAIDNVFQPVVGERVFAMRLLVAKDLLKLTVANGVIRDSNKRKIKSGKNTLFFYDHIDSKSKVILHAIKSKSFLDPAFEIYLRGVALRLLAKFIDRYSNLAPMLHHITEKEAEILNTTKDYLLENLYIGFPGIDFLADMAGMSVSKYMSLFKKMFIGTPKNFFLREKMILANELLKSEKFDSLTDISHELNYTKLSYFTSIYFQQFNRKPSEDFVKATF; the protein is encoded by the coding sequence ATGATTGAAATCAGTCACACATATACTTTGACATCTTTATGGCAAAAAGAACTTGCGAAAGAACTTATCGAAAAGCTAGGAGCAGAGTTAATTGGAGATAAGTTTTTGCAGATGCCAAAAAATATTGCAGATGGCGGGTTTTATTATACAGATGTAGTTCCTGGATTATCAGTAGTAATTTGGGATTTAACATTTAAGCAAGACATTCTTATAAAAAGGGTTAAATCGAAAGATGATTTATATATAATTCATTATGATTTTAGTGATGAGATGAATTTGATTCATGTTGAAGGAATAAAACATAAAATTGGATACAAGGCAAATTTAGGACTGGGGGTATTTGATAATGCTATTGATAATGTATTTCAGCCAGTTGTAGGAGAACGCGTGTTTGCTATGCGATTATTAGTTGCTAAAGACTTATTGAAACTTACAGTTGCAAATGGAGTTATAAGAGATTCGAATAAACGCAAAATTAAAAGTGGAAAAAATACTCTTTTCTTTTACGATCATATTGATAGTAAAAGCAAGGTTATTTTGCATGCTATTAAAAGCAAATCCTTTCTAGATCCAGCTTTTGAAATATATTTACGAGGTGTTGCCTTGAGGTTATTAGCAAAATTTATAGATCGTTATTCAAATCTAGCTCCAATGCTTCACCATATAACGGAAAAAGAGGCAGAAATTTTAAATACCACAAAAGATTATTTATTAGAGAACTTATATATAGGGTTTCCAGGTATCGATTTCTTAGCGGATATGGCTGGGATGTCAGTTTCAAAATACATGTCATTGTTTAAAAAAATGTTTATTGGTACGCCTAAAAATTTCTTTTTAAGAGAAAAAATGATTCTAGCCAATGAACTTCTTAAAAGTGAAAAGTTTGATTCGTTGACGGATATTTCGCACGAATTAAACTATACCAAGCTAAGTTATTTTACTTCTATATATTTTCAACAATTCAACAGAAAGCCTTCTGAGGATTTTGTTAAGGCTACATTTTAA
- a CDS encoding PorP/SprF family type IX secretion system membrane protein, with product MEKKKIRFILLVLFFYNALWSQQDSQYTHYMYNTTSINPAYAGSRGVMSIFGLHRNQWVGLDGAPLTNVVSFNTPINNSNVGLGISVINDQIGPMVENDIAADFSYTINTSANYKLSFGLKATAGLLNVDYTKLNVYDPTDPEFQNNIDNKFSPNIGAGVYLHSDKFYVGLSLPKILENSYFDKSAYTYVARERINYYLMAGYVFDLDYNLKFKPSLLTKVVDGAPLQMDISANFLFDDKFTAGVAYRWSAALSAMVGFQVTDGLLIGYAYDAETTKLANYNSGSHEIFLRFELFKNYDRIISPRFF from the coding sequence ATGGAAAAGAAGAAAATAAGATTCATACTACTAGTATTATTTTTTTATAATGCTTTGTGGAGTCAACAAGATTCACAATACACTCATTACATGTATAATACGACAAGTATAAATCCAGCTTATGCAGGTTCTCGAGGAGTAATGAGTATTTTTGGTTTACACAGAAACCAGTGGGTTGGATTAGATGGTGCGCCTCTTACTAATGTGGTATCTTTTAATACGCCTATTAATAATAGTAATGTAGGTTTAGGGATATCTGTTATCAATGATCAAATAGGGCCAATGGTTGAGAACGATATTGCTGCTGATTTCTCGTATACTATTAATACTTCAGCAAATTATAAATTATCTTTTGGATTAAAAGCAACAGCAGGTTTGCTTAACGTAGATTACACAAAATTAAATGTTTACGATCCTACAGATCCAGAATTTCAAAATAATATCGATAATAAGTTTTCTCCAAATATTGGTGCAGGAGTTTATTTGCACTCAGATAAATTTTACGTTGGATTATCACTCCCTAAAATACTAGAGAACAGCTATTTTGACAAAAGTGCTTATACTTATGTTGCGAGAGAGCGTATAAACTATTATTTAATGGCGGGATATGTTTTTGATTTAGACTACAACTTAAAATTCAAACCTTCATTATTAACAAAAGTGGTTGATGGAGCTCCTTTGCAAATGGATATATCTGCTAATTTTTTATTTGACGATAAATTTACTGCTGGTGTTGCTTATAGATGGAGCGCAGCTTTAAGTGCAATGGTGGGTTTCCAAGTAACTGATGGGTTGTTAATAGGTTATGCTTACGATGCAGAAACAACAAAGTTGGCAAATTATAATTCAGGTTCACATGAGATTTTTCTGCGTTTCGAACTATTTAAAAACTATGATAGAATCATTTCTCCTCGATTCTTTTAG
- a CDS encoding OmpA family protein, with product MKLKLLLFFFFSISVAFAQKREIKAADKNFDQFAYINAIKIYENIVEKGYKSTDLFQKLGDGYYFNGELIKAEKWYKALFDLNEKVPTEYYYRYAQALKAIGDYKKADAILEQFSMKSGQDSRAQLYNKQKDYLEVIKKNSGRYTVENAGINSKYSDYGTSFLGNQLVFTSARDTMGFIKRKDKWTNQSFTSLYTSIIDDNGNLSTPKRFLGAVTTRVNESTPVFTKDGQTMYFTRNNFLDGKKQKSKDKTTLLKIYKAVLKNNVWADITELPFNSNEYSVAHPALSPDEKTLYFASNMPGTKGTSDIFKVAINTDGSFGIPENLGDKINTEGKETFPFISETNELYFASDGHPGLGGLDIFVSPLEKNNTYQRVYNIGAPVNSNSDDFAFWINTQSKHGFFSTNRKEAVGYDDIYKLQEILPLQFGCEQILVGIITDEISTMPLANTQVQLFDSKFNLLKEVSTNENGAYTLEVVCEESYYLRAVHKDYEIKEVSLTTPKTTGKTKQDIALGKQIKTVTTGDDLAKVFGISNIHFDLDKSNINANAAQDLAKIIAVMDEYPTMKIAIQSHTDSRASAQYNLKLSEKRAQTTIRFLIKKGIDKNRLTAKGYGESQLVNGCTDNVPCTEAQHQANRRSEFIIDMGK from the coding sequence ATGAAACTAAAATTACTTTTATTTTTTTTCTTCAGTATTAGTGTTGCTTTTGCTCAAAAAAGAGAAATTAAAGCTGCGGATAAAAATTTCGATCAATTTGCTTATATCAATGCTATAAAAATCTATGAAAATATAGTAGAGAAAGGATATAAATCGACTGACTTATTTCAAAAGTTAGGTGATGGCTATTATTTCAATGGTGAATTAATCAAAGCTGAAAAATGGTACAAGGCACTTTTTGATTTAAACGAAAAAGTACCTACTGAATATTACTATCGTTATGCACAAGCATTGAAAGCAATTGGCGATTATAAAAAGGCAGATGCAATCCTAGAGCAATTTAGCATGAAATCGGGTCAGGATAGTAGAGCTCAATTGTATAATAAACAAAAAGACTACCTAGAGGTGATTAAGAAAAATTCTGGACGATATACTGTTGAGAATGCTGGAATCAATTCAAAGTATTCTGATTATGGAACTAGTTTTCTAGGCAATCAATTGGTTTTTACTTCGGCTAGAGATACGATGGGATTCATAAAACGAAAAGACAAATGGACCAATCAGTCATTTACTAGTTTATATACTTCAATTATAGATGACAACGGGAATTTAAGCACTCCAAAACGATTTTTGGGTGCAGTAACGACAAGAGTCAATGAGTCAACTCCAGTGTTTACCAAAGACGGACAAACGATGTATTTTACCCGAAATAATTTTTTGGATGGGAAAAAACAAAAAAGTAAAGACAAGACAACTCTTTTAAAGATATATAAAGCTGTTTTGAAAAATAATGTATGGGCAGATATTACTGAGTTGCCATTTAATTCTAACGAATATAGTGTGGCGCATCCAGCGCTTAGTCCAGATGAAAAAACGCTTTATTTTGCTTCGAATATGCCAGGAACTAAAGGAACTTCGGATATATTTAAAGTAGCAATCAATACTGATGGAAGTTTTGGAATACCAGAAAACTTAGGAGACAAAATTAATACCGAAGGAAAAGAAACATTTCCTTTTATCTCAGAGACGAATGAATTGTATTTTGCTTCCGATGGGCATCCGGGATTAGGTGGACTAGATATTTTTGTTTCTCCACTAGAAAAAAACAATACCTACCAAAGAGTTTACAATATTGGTGCTCCAGTGAATAGCAATAGTGATGATTTTGCTTTTTGGATTAATACTCAATCTAAACATGGATTTTTCTCTACCAATAGGAAAGAAGCTGTTGGTTATGATGATATCTACAAATTGCAAGAAATTCTTCCTTTACAATTTGGATGTGAGCAAATACTTGTTGGAATCATTACAGATGAGATCAGTACAATGCCATTGGCTAATACACAAGTACAATTATTTGATTCAAAATTCAACTTATTAAAAGAGGTGTCTACCAATGAAAATGGGGCATATACTTTGGAAGTCGTATGTGAAGAAAGTTATTATTTGCGTGCAGTACATAAAGACTATGAAATAAAAGAAGTTAGTCTTACAACTCCAAAAACAACTGGTAAAACCAAGCAAGATATTGCTTTAGGCAAACAAATAAAAACAGTAACGACAGGAGATGATTTAGCTAAAGTTTTTGGTATTTCAAATATTCATTTTGATTTAGATAAATCAAATATTAATGCAAATGCAGCACAAGACTTAGCAAAAATTATAGCAGTTATGGATGAATATCCAACAATGAAAATAGCTATTCAATCCCATACAGATAGCCGAGCAAGTGCACAATATAATCTTAAACTGTCTGAGAAAAGAGCACAGACAACGATACGATTTTTGATTAAAAAAGGTATTGATAAAAACCGATTAACAGCAAAGGGATATGGTGAATCTCAATTAGTAAATGGCTGTACTGATAATGTACCATGTACAGAAGCACAGCATCAAGCCAATAGACGTAGTGAATTCATTATTGATATGGGTAAATAA